Below is a genomic region from Actinomadura sp. NAK00032.
AGGTGTCGTCCGGTGCGAAGCCGAAGCCGAAATAGGGGCCGGCGAAGGGCAGCAGGCCGCCCCACAGCCCCAGCAGGATCAGCATGACGCCGCTGAGGACGCCCCGGGTGCGAGGTGCTCGCATGATCCCAGTCATGATCATTCCTCCTGACCGGGCGTGTCCGGATTCTGTTTGAGTCACCGTTTACCCGGTGCGGGGCGGCCCACACGGCTCTAAGACCCATACATGGCCAATAAGGGAGCATTTCCATGGAAAGCGGCATTGTGGTCGTCTACGCGCGGGAGGAGCCGCCGGACCGGTGGGACGCCGCCGTCTTCCTCGCCGGGCCCACGCCCCGCTCGCCCGGCGTCCCGTCCTGGCGGCCGGGCGCGGTCGCCGAGCTGCGCCGCCGGTGGCGGGCACCGGGGCGGCTCGCGGTGTTCGTCCCGGAGGACCGGCACGGCCGCTACCCCGACTACGGCGGGCAGGTGGAGTGGGAGGAGCGCTGCCTGCACCTGTCCGACGAGGTGCTCTTCTGGGTGCCGCGCGACCCGGCCACCATGCCCGCGCTCACCACGAACGTCGAATGGGGGATGTGGCACGACAGCGGCCGCGTGGTGTTCGGCGCGCCGCCTGAGGCGCCGGGGAACCGCTACCTGCTGCACTACGCCGCCAAGTTCGGGGTGCCCGCGGCGACGGACCTGGGCGGGACGGTGGCGGCGGCGCTCGACCGGATCGGCGCGGGCGCGCCCCGGGCCGGCGGCGAGCGCGAGGTGCCGCTGCTGCTGTGGCGCGACGAGGCGTTCCAGTCCTGGTACGCGGGGCAGCGGGGCGCGGGCAACGTGCTGCTCGGCGCGCGGGTGGTGTTCCGGTTCGGCGTGTGCTGGGGCCTGCACGTCCGGATGCGCGTCACCGCCGAGGACCGGGTGAAGGACAACGAGGTCGTCATCGGGCGCCCGGACGTCTCCGTCGTCGTCCTGTACCGGCGCGGCGCGACGCTCGACGAGACCGAGGTGGTGCTCGTCCGGGAGTTCCGCGGCCCCTGCGCGGCCGGGTTCGTCCACGAGGCGCCGGGCGGGTCCGGCGCGGGCGGGCCGGTGCGGACGGCGCTGGCCGAGGTCGCGGAGGAGACGGGGCTGGCGCTGGCACCGGAGCGGCTGCGCGCCCACGGGGCGCGGCAGGTGAACGCGACGCTGTCGGCGCACCGCGCGCACCTGTTCTCCGCCGAGGTGACCGCGGACGAGCTGGAGCGGCTCCGGGAGTCCGGCCCGCACGGGATCGCGGCGGACGGGGAGCGCACCTACGTGGAGGTCGCCACGTACGGGCGGCTCCGGCGGGAACCGCCGGTCGACTGGGCGAACCTCGGAATGATCACCGAGGCCCTGCTGGACGGCCGCTGACCGCAGATGCGAGCCATAAAAGGCGATACAGGCCGCATCATCCGGACGTATGGCGTCCTTCCCCTCGTATCTGCGGTTGGCTAAGCTGCGCCCGTGACCACGTTCAGGATCAGCGAGGCGGCGGCGCTGCTCGGCGTCAGCGCGGACACGGTCCGCCGCTGGGTGGACGGCGGGCGGCTCCCCGCCTCCCGGGACGAGCACGGCCACCGGCGCGTGCCGGGCGCCGAGCTGGC
It encodes:
- a CDS encoding nucleoside 2-deoxyribosyltransferase domain-containing protein translates to MESGIVVVYAREEPPDRWDAAVFLAGPTPRSPGVPSWRPGAVAELRRRWRAPGRLAVFVPEDRHGRYPDYGGQVEWEERCLHLSDEVLFWVPRDPATMPALTTNVEWGMWHDSGRVVFGAPPEAPGNRYLLHYAAKFGVPAATDLGGTVAAALDRIGAGAPRAGGEREVPLLLWRDEAFQSWYAGQRGAGNVLLGARVVFRFGVCWGLHVRMRVTAEDRVKDNEVVIGRPDVSVVVLYRRGATLDETEVVLVREFRGPCAAGFVHEAPGGSGAGGPVRTALAEVAEETGLALAPERLRAHGARQVNATLSAHRAHLFSAEVTADELERLRESGPHGIAADGERTYVEVATYGRLRREPPVDWANLGMITEALLDGR